A DNA window from Equus przewalskii isolate Varuska chromosome 12, EquPr2, whole genome shotgun sequence contains the following coding sequences:
- the FLYWCH1 gene encoding FLYWCH-type zinc finger-containing protein 1 isoform X1 — MPLPEPSEQEAESVKAGQEPSPESPELGTDVIPAAPTKLKEFSKLVLLTASTENGDGVDSQPKGVPCTVSLEMSGADTLARIPHILPSEEQGGAVQPSPLASEQKCSKPDTAAPKPLEFLRTPFGGRLLVLESFLYKQEKAVGDKVYWKCREHAERGCRGRAVTRGSRATVMRDHCHPPDEEGLEARRQRQKLPSPALPETLGGPQGPGSQVEEPLEGVGPWLCPQEPESAPALQLSKPAPEEEEGLRALSLLSLPPKKRPTLGTGEPRPLEFLRTCYGGSFLVHESFLYKREKAVGDKVYWTCRDHALHSCRSRAITQGQRVTVMRGHCHPPDMEGLEARRQQEKAMETLQAGPGGPGGQVDKLFQGVDSLLYRRGPGSLTLTRPRPRKRAKVKDQGLVQPQASQGAPEDQDEDLGGPEFLRTPLGGSFLVHESFLYRREKAAGEKVYWTCRDQARMGCRSRAITQGRRVTVMRGHCHPPDLGGLEALRQREKRPGSAQRGSPGGPEFLRTPLGGSFLVYESFLYRREKAAGEKVYWTCRDQARMGCRSRAITQGQRVMVMRRHCHPPDLGGLEALRQREQLPCPAQREGSGTLRPLEFLRTSLGGRFLVYESFLYRKEKAAGEKVYWMCRDQARMGCRSRAITQGQRVTVMRGHCHPPDLAGLEALRQRERLPSAAQQEDPEKIKLLPKVQLCLKTCSPESQQTYGKVTDRELGSESH, encoded by the exons ATGCCCCTGCCTGAGCCCAGCGAGCAGGAGGCTGAGAGTGTGAAGGCCGGCCAGGAGCCGTCCCCTGAGTCCCCTgagctgggcacagatgtcatCCCTGCAGCCCCCACGAAGCTCAAGGAGTTCTCCAAACTGGTCCTGCTGACAGCCTCCACCGAGAATGGGGATGGAGTGGACTCCCAGCCCAAAGGAGTGCCCTGCACCGTGTCCCTGGAAATGTCTGGTGCTGACACCCTGGCCAGGATCCCCCACATCCTGCCATCAGAGGAGCAGGGGGGTGCAGTCCAGCCAAGCCCCCTGGCCTCTGAGCAGAAATGCAGCAAACCAGACACAG CAGCCCCCAAGCCCCTGGAGTTCCTGAGGACCCCATTTGGGGGCCGCCTCCTGGTCCTCGAGTCCTTCCTGTACAAGCAGGAGAAGGCCGTGGGCGACAAGGTCTACTGGAAGTGCCGGGAGCATGCCGAGCGGGGCTGCCGGGGCCGGGCCGTCACCCGTGGGTCGCGGGCCACAGTGATGCGGGACCACTGCCACCCACCAGATGAGGAGGGCCTGGAGGCCCGGCGCCAGAGACAGaagctgcccagcccagcccttccGGAAACCTTAGggggtccccagggccctggaAGCCAAGTGGAGGAGCCACTGGAGGGGGTGGGCCCATGGCTGTGCCCCCAGGAGCCAGAGTCTGCCCCGGCACTGCAGCTGAGCAAGCCGGCCccggaggaggaagaggggctgCGAGCCCTGTCGCTGCTCAGCCTGCCCCCCAAGAAACGCCCGACACTGGGGACCG GAGAGCCCCGGCCCCTGGAGTTCCTGAGGACATGCTACGGGGGCAGCTTCTTGGTGCACGAGTCCTTCCTCTACAAGCGGGAGAAGGCCGTGGGGGACAAAGTGTACTGGACTTGCCGGGACCACGCGCTGCACAGCTGCCGCAGCCGGGCCATCACCCAGGGCCAGCGGGTGACCGTGATGCGCGGCCACTGTCACCCGCCTGACATGGAGGGCCTGGAGGCCCGACGGCAGCAGGAGAAAGCCATGGAGACACTGCAGGCTGGGCCGGGAGGTCCCGGGGGCCAAGTGGACAAGCTATTCCAAGGCGTGGACAGCCTGTTGTACCGCAGGGGCCCCGGCAGCCTGACGCTCACCAGGCCGCGGCCAAGGAAGCGTGCCAAGGTCAAAGATCAGGGCCTGGTCCAGCCCCAAGCCTCGCAGGGAGCCCCTGAGGACCAGGATGAGGACCTGG GAGGCCCTGAGTTCCTGAGGACCCCGCTGGGGGGCAGCTTCCTGGTACATGAGTCCTTCCTCTACCGGCGGGAGAAGGCAGCCGGGGAGAAGGTGTACTGGACGTGCCGGGACCAGGCCCGCATGGGCTGCCGCAGCCGGGCCATCACCCAGGGCCGGCGGGTGACCGTGATGCGCGGCCACTGCCACCCGCCCGACCTGGGGGGCctggaggccctgaggcagcGGGAGAAACGCCCAGGCTCAGCCCAGCGGGGCAGCCCAG GAGGCCCTGAGTTCCTGAGGACCCCGCTGGGGGGCAGCTTCCTGGTCTACGAGTCCTTCCTCTACCGGCGGGAGAAGGCGGCGGGGGAGAAGGTGTACTGGACGTGCCGGGACCAGGCCCGCATGGGCTGCCGCAGCCGGGCCATCACCCAGGGCCAGCGGGTGATGGTGATGCGCAGGCACTGCCACCCGCCCGACCTGGGGGGCctggaggccctgaggcagcGGGAGCAGCTCCCCTGCCCGGCCCAGAGGGAAGGCTCAG GGACCCTCCGGCCTCTGGAGTTCCTGAGGACTTCCCTCGGGGGCAGGTTCCTGGTGTACGAGTCCTTCCTCTACCGGAAGGAGAAGGCGGCGGGGGAGAAGGTGTACTGGATGTGCCGGGACCAGGCCCGCATGGGCTGCCGCAGCCGGGCCATCACCCAGGGCCAGCGGGTGACAGTGATGCGCGGCCACTGCCACCCGCCTGATCTGGCGGGCctggaggccctgaggcagcGGGAGCGGCTCCCCAGTGCAGCCCAGCAGGAGGACCCAG aaaagaTAAAACTTCTGCCTAAAGTTCAGCTGTGCCTCAAGACGTGTTCTCCTGAAAGCCAGCAGACTTACGG
- the FLYWCH1 gene encoding FLYWCH-type zinc finger-containing protein 1 isoform X2 has translation MPLPEPSEQEAESVKAGQEPSPESPELGTDVIPAAPTKLKEFSKLVLLTASTENGDGVDSQPKGVPCTVSLEMSGADTLARIPHILPSEEQGGAVQPSPLASEQKCSKPDTAPKPLEFLRTPFGGRLLVLESFLYKQEKAVGDKVYWKCREHAERGCRGRAVTRGSRATVMRDHCHPPDEEGLEARRQRQKLPSPALPETLGGPQGPGSQVEEPLEGVGPWLCPQEPESAPALQLSKPAPEEEEGLRALSLLSLPPKKRPTLGTGEPRPLEFLRTCYGGSFLVHESFLYKREKAVGDKVYWTCRDHALHSCRSRAITQGQRVTVMRGHCHPPDMEGLEARRQQEKAMETLQAGPGGPGGQVDKLFQGVDSLLYRRGPGSLTLTRPRPRKRAKVKDQGLVQPQASQGAPEDQDEDLGGPEFLRTPLGGSFLVHESFLYRREKAAGEKVYWTCRDQARMGCRSRAITQGRRVTVMRGHCHPPDLGGLEALRQREKRPGSAQRGSPGGPEFLRTPLGGSFLVYESFLYRREKAAGEKVYWTCRDQARMGCRSRAITQGQRVMVMRRHCHPPDLGGLEALRQREQLPCPAQREGSGTLRPLEFLRTSLGGRFLVYESFLYRKEKAAGEKVYWMCRDQARMGCRSRAITQGQRVTVMRGHCHPPDLAGLEALRQRERLPSAAQQEDPEKIKLLPKVQLCLKTCSPESQQTYGKVTDRELGSESH, from the exons ATGCCCCTGCCTGAGCCCAGCGAGCAGGAGGCTGAGAGTGTGAAGGCCGGCCAGGAGCCGTCCCCTGAGTCCCCTgagctgggcacagatgtcatCCCTGCAGCCCCCACGAAGCTCAAGGAGTTCTCCAAACTGGTCCTGCTGACAGCCTCCACCGAGAATGGGGATGGAGTGGACTCCCAGCCCAAAGGAGTGCCCTGCACCGTGTCCCTGGAAATGTCTGGTGCTGACACCCTGGCCAGGATCCCCCACATCCTGCCATCAGAGGAGCAGGGGGGTGCAGTCCAGCCAAGCCCCCTGGCCTCTGAGCAGAAATGCAGCAAACCAGACACAG CCCCCAAGCCCCTGGAGTTCCTGAGGACCCCATTTGGGGGCCGCCTCCTGGTCCTCGAGTCCTTCCTGTACAAGCAGGAGAAGGCCGTGGGCGACAAGGTCTACTGGAAGTGCCGGGAGCATGCCGAGCGGGGCTGCCGGGGCCGGGCCGTCACCCGTGGGTCGCGGGCCACAGTGATGCGGGACCACTGCCACCCACCAGATGAGGAGGGCCTGGAGGCCCGGCGCCAGAGACAGaagctgcccagcccagcccttccGGAAACCTTAGggggtccccagggccctggaAGCCAAGTGGAGGAGCCACTGGAGGGGGTGGGCCCATGGCTGTGCCCCCAGGAGCCAGAGTCTGCCCCGGCACTGCAGCTGAGCAAGCCGGCCccggaggaggaagaggggctgCGAGCCCTGTCGCTGCTCAGCCTGCCCCCCAAGAAACGCCCGACACTGGGGACCG GAGAGCCCCGGCCCCTGGAGTTCCTGAGGACATGCTACGGGGGCAGCTTCTTGGTGCACGAGTCCTTCCTCTACAAGCGGGAGAAGGCCGTGGGGGACAAAGTGTACTGGACTTGCCGGGACCACGCGCTGCACAGCTGCCGCAGCCGGGCCATCACCCAGGGCCAGCGGGTGACCGTGATGCGCGGCCACTGTCACCCGCCTGACATGGAGGGCCTGGAGGCCCGACGGCAGCAGGAGAAAGCCATGGAGACACTGCAGGCTGGGCCGGGAGGTCCCGGGGGCCAAGTGGACAAGCTATTCCAAGGCGTGGACAGCCTGTTGTACCGCAGGGGCCCCGGCAGCCTGACGCTCACCAGGCCGCGGCCAAGGAAGCGTGCCAAGGTCAAAGATCAGGGCCTGGTCCAGCCCCAAGCCTCGCAGGGAGCCCCTGAGGACCAGGATGAGGACCTGG GAGGCCCTGAGTTCCTGAGGACCCCGCTGGGGGGCAGCTTCCTGGTACATGAGTCCTTCCTCTACCGGCGGGAGAAGGCAGCCGGGGAGAAGGTGTACTGGACGTGCCGGGACCAGGCCCGCATGGGCTGCCGCAGCCGGGCCATCACCCAGGGCCGGCGGGTGACCGTGATGCGCGGCCACTGCCACCCGCCCGACCTGGGGGGCctggaggccctgaggcagcGGGAGAAACGCCCAGGCTCAGCCCAGCGGGGCAGCCCAG GAGGCCCTGAGTTCCTGAGGACCCCGCTGGGGGGCAGCTTCCTGGTCTACGAGTCCTTCCTCTACCGGCGGGAGAAGGCGGCGGGGGAGAAGGTGTACTGGACGTGCCGGGACCAGGCCCGCATGGGCTGCCGCAGCCGGGCCATCACCCAGGGCCAGCGGGTGATGGTGATGCGCAGGCACTGCCACCCGCCCGACCTGGGGGGCctggaggccctgaggcagcGGGAGCAGCTCCCCTGCCCGGCCCAGAGGGAAGGCTCAG GGACCCTCCGGCCTCTGGAGTTCCTGAGGACTTCCCTCGGGGGCAGGTTCCTGGTGTACGAGTCCTTCCTCTACCGGAAGGAGAAGGCGGCGGGGGAGAAGGTGTACTGGATGTGCCGGGACCAGGCCCGCATGGGCTGCCGCAGCCGGGCCATCACCCAGGGCCAGCGGGTGACAGTGATGCGCGGCCACTGCCACCCGCCTGATCTGGCGGGCctggaggccctgaggcagcGGGAGCGGCTCCCCAGTGCAGCCCAGCAGGAGGACCCAG aaaagaTAAAACTTCTGCCTAAAGTTCAGCTGTGCCTCAAGACGTGTTCTCCTGAAAGCCAGCAGACTTACGG